One window from the genome of Isachenkonia alkalipeptolytica encodes:
- a CDS encoding alpha/beta hydrolase family protein, whose product MEFNSFQKESPFVNKERIIIGKIPCLVYRPKETPGPYPTIINYHGWSSNKEFQHFKATILAVYGYQVMVPDAMHHGERGSLNYTEEGKLEAYLHKVLLKNIEESDQLLDYALNHLEADEKEVSIIGHSMGGFTAAGVFTRHPWLKTMVVINGSCAWQRMLLNVKQKNEIDEALPREIQLLKAMDPEQNLDRFLKRPFLLIHGEEDDTVPMEPQQLFFENAKDYYGKDQKKIRFYKIPEIPHAVSMHMFEQVITWLGKDDLTIDK is encoded by the coding sequence ATGGAATTTAATAGTTTTCAAAAAGAAAGTCCCTTTGTAAACAAAGAAAGGATAATAATCGGAAAAATCCCCTGTCTGGTTTATCGGCCGAAGGAGACACCGGGGCCGTATCCAACGATAATCAATTATCACGGGTGGTCATCGAATAAAGAATTTCAGCATTTTAAAGCAACGATCCTCGCCGTTTATGGCTATCAAGTCATGGTGCCGGATGCTATGCATCACGGAGAACGGGGCAGTCTAAACTATACGGAAGAGGGAAAGCTGGAAGCCTATTTACACAAGGTTTTGCTGAAAAACATCGAGGAATCCGATCAACTGCTGGATTATGCACTAAACCACTTGGAAGCTGATGAAAAAGAGGTTTCTATAATCGGTCATTCCATGGGAGGCTTTACCGCTGCCGGTGTATTTACAAGGCATCCTTGGTTAAAGACCATGGTGGTTATTAACGGGTCCTGTGCCTGGCAGCGAATGCTGTTGAATGTCAAACAAAAGAATGAAATAGACGAGGCGCTGCCTAGGGAAATCCAACTGCTAAAAGCCATGGACCCGGAACAAAACCTGGATAGATTTCTAAAACGGCCTTTTCTTCTAATCCATGGAGAAGAGGATGATACCGTGCCCATGGAGCCCCAGCAACTGTTCTTTGAAAATGCTAAAGACTATTACGGCAAGGATCAAAAGAAAATTCGCTTCTATAAGATACCCGAAATCCCCCATGCCGTAAGCATGCATATGTTTGAACAGGTCATTACCTGGCTTGGGAAAGATGATCTAACTATTGATAAATAA
- a CDS encoding FAD-dependent oxidoreductase, with the protein MHYAIVGGGFSGLLAAYLLEKKGQRVTVYEKEEILGGHCRTIVNKDLYGEIGTVFSFSDSIKELLLELGVEYTERYTYRNFLDENFSKSEHVSFDTVKLIMKDLNRLKKLMENHYPTAENMNYGRVPKELLQPLDQFLMVNNLHRIRSLVSPMLSSFGFGCISEIPAYYALNIFTVDTILSFIKGEKLLFVNTGMSEIIDKLSENISDIRYSMDIISIEKKDSGVSVQTPYSEERYDQVLLTAKLPDLVLKSEFFSEAMGKLTTNPYFTCAYEIENQKIVTTYFKPHLGKTEKIQFFHIFKQNNKSLLVAYAYGFSNPDLVNQITADIEKSGVKIKRLITVKQWDIFPHVPGDLLRENYYTEIFEHQKKEPIKIHWLFDIKTFYIQFIYFG; encoded by the coding sequence ATGCACTATGCAATCGTCGGCGGAGGATTTAGCGGCCTGTTGGCCGCCTATCTGTTGGAGAAGAAGGGGCAACGGGTTACGGTATACGAAAAAGAGGAGATACTCGGCGGACACTGTCGAACCATTGTCAACAAAGATCTTTATGGTGAAATCGGAACGGTTTTCAGTTTTTCCGATTCTATTAAGGAACTGCTTTTGGAACTGGGTGTGGAGTATACGGAGCGATACACCTATCGGAATTTTCTCGATGAAAACTTCTCCAAGTCTGAACACGTATCCTTTGATACGGTAAAGCTGATCATGAAAGATCTCAATCGGTTAAAAAAACTGATGGAAAATCATTACCCTACCGCGGAAAATATGAATTACGGGAGAGTCCCGAAGGAATTACTGCAACCCTTGGACCAATTTCTTATGGTCAACAACTTACATAGGATCCGCAGCCTGGTCTCCCCTATGCTCTCCTCCTTCGGCTTTGGCTGTATTTCCGAGATCCCCGCCTACTACGCCTTAAATATTTTTACTGTGGATACAATTTTATCTTTCATCAAAGGGGAAAAACTATTATTTGTAAATACGGGCATGTCCGAGATCATTGATAAACTCAGTGAAAACATCTCCGATATCCGCTATTCAATGGATATTATATCCATTGAAAAAAAAGATTCCGGAGTTTCCGTTCAAACCCCTTACAGTGAAGAACGCTATGATCAGGTACTGTTAACCGCTAAACTTCCGGACCTTGTTCTTAAAAGTGAATTTTTCTCCGAGGCCATGGGGAAACTCACCACTAATCCCTATTTTACCTGTGCCTATGAGATAGAAAACCAAAAGATCGTTACTACCTACTTTAAGCCTCATTTAGGAAAAACGGAAAAAATACAGTTTTTCCATATTTTTAAACAGAATAACAAATCTCTATTAGTGGCCTATGCCTACGGTTTTTCAAATCCGGATTTAGTCAACCAAATTACAGCGGATATTGAAAAGTCCGGTGTGAAAATCAAAAGACTGATTACCGTAAAACAATGGGATATTTTTCCCCATGTGCCCGGGGATCTCCTACGGGAAAACTACTACACGGAAATTTTTGAACATCAAAAAAAAGAGCCTATAAAAATTCATTGGCTCTTTGATATCAAAACCTTCTATATCCAATTTATATACTTCGGTTAA
- a CDS encoding helix-turn-helix domain-containing protein, whose product MDKDHKFRILMEGQKKGVSATCEKHGISRTLYYRWLNRYKSYGIEGLKKQKRNFTPVNKTKPEILSAILSLVKKHPSYGPRELCYLLGDIGYQISESAVYNTLRSHGLSTKQERLRFAKGKKKALLKNDISFKDLASGECWLAWATYYGDFKGIGPVYEYTIFDYKSKIACTRLYSTLASDNFKNLLEALALPVAQSLNMELKFLCFFEEGKDMENFSESFFTDIFTIIRNQGFALDIHLLKQGAYVPEIQQFRKDYTNRCLSFLMPYIKRETSFNGLKIFLQEYVRDYNLHHKQTYQEKDYSPVAYHVHTTDSKMILPLWAYMDRLY is encoded by the coding sequence ATGGATAAGGATCATAAGTTTCGTATCCTGATGGAGGGGCAAAAAAAGGGGGTATCGGCCACCTGTGAAAAACACGGTATTTCCCGAACCCTTTATTATCGGTGGCTGAATCGATATAAATCCTACGGCATTGAGGGACTAAAAAAACAAAAGAGAAATTTTACACCGGTAAACAAAACCAAACCCGAGATTCTATCCGCCATTCTGAGTCTGGTTAAAAAACATCCCTCCTACGGCCCCCGGGAACTTTGTTACTTATTGGGGGACATCGGCTATCAAATCAGTGAATCCGCGGTTTACAACACCCTCAGGAGCCATGGTTTATCCACCAAACAGGAACGACTCCGTTTTGCCAAAGGAAAAAAGAAAGCCCTTCTTAAAAACGATATTTCCTTTAAAGACTTAGCCTCAGGGGAATGCTGGCTCGCCTGGGCCACTTATTATGGAGATTTCAAAGGAATCGGCCCCGTCTACGAATATACGATTTTCGACTATAAAAGCAAAATCGCCTGTACCCGACTATACAGTACTTTAGCCTCGGATAATTTTAAAAACCTTTTAGAAGCACTAGCCCTTCCCGTGGCCCAGAGTTTGAATATGGAACTCAAGTTTCTCTGCTTTTTCGAAGAAGGGAAGGACATGGAAAACTTTTCAGAATCCTTCTTTACCGATATCTTCACTATTATTCGAAACCAGGGATTTGCACTGGATATTCATCTGTTAAAGCAGGGAGCGTATGTGCCGGAAATTCAACAATTTAGAAAGGACTATACCAATCGCTGTCTATCCTTTCTAATGCCTTATATCAAAAGAGAAACTTCTTTTAACGGACTTAAAATCTTTCTTCAAGAGTACGTCAGGGACTATAACCTTCATCATAAGCAAACCTACCAAGAAAAGGATTATTCTCCCGTGGCGTACCATGTTCATACCACGGACAGTAAAATGATTTTGCCCCTATGGGCTTATATGGATCGATTATACTAG
- the hypB gene encoding hydrogenase nickel incorporation protein HypB yields MKELKVFKIQKNIHEDNRKVANETREYLKAQDAFLINVMSSPGSGKTSTLVSIINALKDRVKVGVIEADIDSDVDALTVQRAGAKAVQMHTEGLCHLDATMARTGIDQLEVGDLDLVFLENIGNLICPVGYDTGAMKNIAVLSVPEGDDKPLKYPKIFGKVDLLVVNKIDVAEYFDFDMKLLEERVRKLNKNIQIIPISAKTGEGVAALTDWMMDTLNRG; encoded by the coding sequence ATGAAGGAGCTAAAGGTGTTTAAGATTCAAAAAAATATTCATGAGGACAATAGGAAGGTGGCCAATGAAACCCGGGAATATTTAAAAGCACAGGATGCATTTTTAATTAATGTGATGTCTTCTCCGGGAAGTGGAAAAACATCGACTTTAGTAAGTATTATCAACGCTTTGAAAGATCGAGTCAAAGTTGGGGTGATTGAAGCGGATATTGATTCCGATGTGGACGCCCTAACCGTTCAAAGAGCTGGAGCCAAAGCGGTGCAAATGCATACCGAGGGCCTTTGTCATTTAGACGCCACTATGGCTAGAACCGGGATTGATCAATTAGAGGTCGGGGATTTGGATCTGGTTTTCTTGGAAAATATCGGAAACCTAATCTGTCCTGTGGGATATGACACCGGAGCGATGAAAAACATAGCGGTGCTTAGCGTTCCTGAAGGAGACGACAAACCTTTAAAATACCCGAAGATCTTCGGAAAAGTGGATTTATTGGTGGTGAATAAAATCGACGTGGCGGAATACTTCGACTTTGATATGAAATTATTGGAAGAACGGGTGAGAAAATTGAATAAAAACATCCAAATCATCCCGATTTCCGCTAAAACCGGGGAAGGGGTAGCGGCGCTTACGGATTGGATGATGGATACATTAAATAGGGGGTAG
- a CDS encoding FAD-dependent oxidoreductase, with protein MAKVEEKTNFNKSKRFNFALNWADVDGREYRQEILDLANKIGRTKAGSSREAIPFGPEYYALEPIVDPYQAKIAMHLEFRKKLSAEEVGKKAGEPYEKVKKALDHIAWAGASFVITVDGVDMYWQDIFVPGHLELININKEIVEKHPEVAEAFYYFGSKKGPMAAGIMPIGGGPMRVLPIERSIDANTKKATFEEISKYLNEEEVFTVSDCSCRTSREAMGEGCGHLKENMCIQMGHAAEYYIKTGRGRQITREEAFEIIEKAEDNGLMHSVPNLDGIGKTHAICNCCGCGCYAMRLANEYLNNDIVRSNYKSVVDESECVACGECVDVCPTNALRLGQKLCSKEEIDETITKVTPRNTEWKEDKWNSDYRINRQNSLESGTSPCITNCPVHIPVQGYIKLAAQGKYQEALELIKKHNPLPAVCGRICPRLCEEDCTRCDVDEAVAVDDIKKFIAEKDLDSTTRYMPKKRNDFHDKKVAIIGSGPSGLSCAYDLSIDGYDVTVFEKEEKLGGMLTLGIPSYRLEKEVLDAEIDVIRQMGATFQTGVEIGKDLTIEDLRKQGFNAFFVAIGAQSGRKLGLTGEEAEGVQSGVDFLRKTALGEDTGVRGKTIVIGGGNVAIDVARSAVRLDDVRQSDIYCLENREDMPAHKEEVAEALEEDVNIHNSWGPVAIISENNKVTGVEFKRCISTMDAQGRFNPVFDEGETKVVECDQVLLSVGQVFNYGDLLKGEEVNLTPRNTIEVDSVTLQSSKPDIFAGGDVVSGPRLAIDAIAAGKEGAVSIHRFVQHGQSLTFGRDNHSYKMLNKENLEDFVDYDGTERQRIQHVDGKESKTTFKDLRGILTEEQIEKETARCLGCGATKVDEYLCVGCGACTLKCKFDAIELEKIHEIEGYEIDELPKTVLKNAVTRKAKITINKVNPFVKTR; from the coding sequence ATGGCAAAAGTAGAGGAAAAGACCAACTTTAATAAATCAAAGCGTTTTAATTTTGCGCTGAACTGGGCGGATGTTGATGGGCGGGAGTACCGACAAGAAATTTTAGACCTGGCCAACAAAATTGGAAGAACCAAGGCCGGTAGTAGCAGAGAAGCGATTCCTTTTGGCCCGGAATATTATGCCCTAGAACCGATTGTAGATCCTTATCAAGCGAAAATCGCCATGCATTTAGAATTTCGTAAAAAGCTTAGCGCTGAAGAGGTGGGGAAAAAAGCGGGAGAACCCTACGAAAAAGTAAAAAAAGCCTTAGATCACATAGCCTGGGCCGGAGCATCTTTTGTGATAACCGTCGACGGTGTGGATATGTATTGGCAGGACATTTTTGTTCCGGGCCATCTGGAGTTAATAAATATTAATAAAGAAATTGTAGAAAAACATCCGGAAGTTGCGGAAGCCTTCTATTATTTTGGAAGTAAAAAAGGACCCATGGCTGCGGGGATTATGCCTATTGGAGGGGGACCTATGCGGGTGCTGCCCATCGAGCGGTCCATTGATGCCAATACAAAGAAAGCTACCTTTGAAGAGATATCCAAGTATTTAAATGAAGAGGAAGTATTTACGGTATCCGACTGTTCCTGTCGAACCTCTAGAGAAGCCATGGGGGAAGGCTGCGGTCATTTAAAAGAAAACATGTGTATTCAAATGGGTCATGCGGCGGAGTATTACATTAAAACCGGAAGAGGACGACAAATTACTCGGGAAGAAGCCTTTGAGATTATTGAAAAAGCGGAAGACAACGGATTGATGCACTCGGTTCCCAATCTGGATGGGATCGGTAAGACCCATGCTATTTGCAACTGTTGCGGTTGCGGGTGTTACGCCATGCGGCTGGCTAATGAGTATTTAAACAATGATATCGTACGGTCCAATTACAAGTCCGTGGTGGATGAATCTGAATGTGTGGCTTGCGGGGAATGTGTGGATGTTTGTCCCACCAATGCCTTAAGACTAGGACAAAAGCTATGTTCCAAGGAAGAAATTGATGAGACCATCACCAAAGTGACGCCAAGAAATACCGAGTGGAAAGAGGATAAATGGAACAGTGATTATCGGATAAACCGTCAGAACTCTCTGGAGTCAGGAACTTCTCCCTGTATTACCAATTGTCCCGTGCATATTCCGGTACAGGGTTATATCAAACTGGCCGCTCAGGGGAAATATCAGGAAGCCTTGGAGCTGATCAAAAAGCATAATCCCCTACCAGCGGTATGCGGACGGATTTGTCCGAGACTTTGCGAGGAAGACTGTACCCGGTGTGATGTGGATGAAGCCGTAGCCGTGGATGATATTAAGAAATTTATCGCCGAGAAGGATTTGGACAGTACCACCCGCTACATGCCGAAAAAGAGAAATGATTTTCATGATAAAAAAGTAGCCATCATCGGTTCCGGACCTTCGGGACTTAGCTGCGCCTATGATCTTTCCATTGACGGTTATGATGTTACCGTATTTGAAAAGGAAGAGAAATTAGGGGGGATGCTCACCCTGGGGATTCCATCCTATCGACTGGAAAAAGAGGTACTGGATGCGGAAATCGACGTGATTCGGCAAATGGGTGCAACCTTTCAGACCGGAGTGGAAATCGGAAAAGATCTTACCATAGAAGATTTACGAAAACAAGGGTTTAATGCTTTCTTCGTAGCCATTGGGGCTCAGTCGGGAAGAAAACTGGGTCTTACAGGGGAAGAGGCGGAAGGTGTACAAAGCGGTGTGGATTTCCTTCGCAAAACCGCTCTTGGCGAAGATACCGGGGTAAGGGGAAAAACCATCGTAATCGGTGGTGGAAACGTAGCGATTGATGTTGCAAGATCTGCGGTTCGACTGGATGACGTTCGCCAAAGCGATATTTACTGTCTGGAAAATAGAGAAGATATGCCGGCCCACAAAGAAGAAGTGGCGGAAGCCCTGGAAGAAGACGTAAACATTCATAACTCCTGGGGACCTGTAGCAATTATTTCGGAAAACAACAAAGTAACCGGGGTGGAATTTAAGCGGTGTATTTCCACAATGGATGCTCAGGGACGATTTAATCCGGTATTCGATGAGGGTGAGACAAAGGTTGTAGAGTGCGACCAGGTATTATTATCTGTTGGGCAGGTGTTTAATTATGGAGACTTACTAAAAGGGGAGGAGGTAAACTTAACTCCACGAAACACTATTGAAGTGGATTCGGTAACCCTGCAGTCCTCCAAACCGGATATCTTTGCCGGGGGAGATGTGGTCAGCGGTCCAAGACTGGCGATTGATGCTATTGCTGCGGGAAAAGAGGGGGCCGTGTCCATCCATCGGTTTGTTCAGCATGGTCAGTCCCTAACCTTTGGTCGGGACAATCATTCCTATAAAATGCTGAATAAAGAAAACTTAGAGGACTTCGTAGATTATGACGGAACGGAACGTCAACGAATTCAACACGTGGATGGGAAAGAGTCTAAAACCACCTTTAAGGATTTAAGAGGAATTTTAACCGAAGAACAGATTGAAAAGGAAACCGCCCGGTGCCTGGGCTGTGGTGCGACGAAAGTGGATGAATACCTCTGTGTCGGTTGCGGCGCTTGTACTTTGAAATGCAAGTTTGATGCCATTGAATTGGAAAAAATTCATGAGATAGAGGGATATGAGATAGATGAATTACCGAAAACCGTTTTGAAAAATGCGGTCACAAGAAAAGCAAAGATCACGATCAATAAAGTGAATCCTTTTGTAAAAACACGGTAG
- a CDS encoding hydrogenase maturation nickel metallochaperone HypA/HybF — translation MHELGIVYEVIKVVDGFVEENHVTKVEKIVLEIGQLSQAIPRFIEECYPAAVSETPYEETKLEIISLPAEGTCNFCKASYNIVDHRKVCPGCKGENFTLISGQEFNIKEIQGY, via the coding sequence ATGCATGAGTTAGGGATTGTATATGAAGTAATCAAAGTGGTGGATGGTTTTGTAGAAGAAAATCATGTCACGAAAGTAGAAAAAATTGTGCTGGAAATCGGACAGTTGTCTCAGGCTATCCCAAGATTCATCGAAGAGTGTTATCCCGCAGCAGTAAGCGAGACACCTTATGAAGAAACGAAGTTGGAAATTATTTCTTTGCCTGCAGAGGGGACCTGTAATTTCTGTAAGGCAAGCTATAACATCGTTGATCATCGCAAGGTTTGTCCCGGCTGTAAGGGAGAAAATTTCACCCTGATCTCCGGCCAGGAGTTTAACATTAAAGAAATTCAGGGCTACTGA
- the yedE gene encoding YedE family putative selenium transporter encodes MSSRLQIILSGLMVGKLGSLLVLFGNPVNMGVCVACFYRDMAGGLGLHQAGVVQYIRPEVIGFILGAFIISKMKGEFRVRGGSSPIIRFLLGFFLMIGALVFLGCPLRMILRLANGDLNAVTGLFGYVTGIFVGIQFIKQGFSLGRSVKQKPVGGYTMPLFAVALLALLLLRPSFIYFSTEGPGAATAPIWMALAAGLLIGGVLQRTRLCTAGGFRDAILIKDYHFMWGLIAIFVANLAGNLLFNFEAFNLGFEGQPIAHTDHLWNFMGMALVGLTAVLLGGCPLRQTILASEGDTDAIITVVGLVAGAAFAHNFGLASSPAGSTFNGQVAVMIGLAVTLGIAILSTETSVSMERGVKSNV; translated from the coding sequence ATGTCGTCAAGGTTACAAATTATTTTATCGGGACTTATGGTGGGAAAGCTGGGAAGCCTGTTGGTGTTATTCGGAAACCCGGTGAATATGGGGGTCTGTGTTGCCTGTTTTTACAGAGATATGGCCGGCGGCCTGGGACTGCATCAGGCCGGCGTGGTGCAGTATATCCGCCCGGAAGTTATCGGATTTATTCTCGGAGCCTTTATTATTTCCAAAATGAAAGGAGAATTTCGGGTAAGGGGTGGCTCCTCTCCGATTATCCGATTCCTCTTAGGTTTTTTTCTGATGATCGGGGCTTTGGTATTTCTTGGATGTCCCCTACGGATGATCCTTCGCCTGGCCAATGGAGATTTGAATGCTGTAACCGGTTTATTCGGTTATGTGACGGGGATTTTCGTCGGCATTCAGTTTATCAAGCAGGGCTTTAGCTTAGGAAGAAGTGTAAAACAAAAGCCGGTAGGAGGCTATACCATGCCCCTGTTTGCAGTGGCGCTATTAGCGCTGCTGCTGCTAAGACCTTCATTCATCTACTTTAGCACTGAAGGTCCCGGTGCGGCTACGGCGCCGATTTGGATGGCCCTTGCTGCAGGACTGTTAATCGGAGGGGTACTGCAACGAACCAGGCTATGTACCGCCGGCGGTTTTCGAGACGCCATTTTGATTAAGGATTATCACTTTATGTGGGGATTGATCGCAATATTCGTTGCCAATCTTGCAGGGAATCTACTCTTTAATTTTGAAGCTTTTAATTTAGGCTTTGAAGGACAACCCATCGCCCATACGGACCATTTATGGAATTTTATGGGGATGGCCTTGGTGGGCCTTACGGCTGTTCTGCTGGGAGGATGCCCTCTTAGACAGACGATCCTTGCCAGTGAAGGAGATACCGATGCCATTATTACCGTGGTAGGTCTTGTGGCGGGAGCCGCTTTTGCCCATAACTTTGGGCTGGCCTCCAGCCCTGCGGGAAGCACTTTTAACGGTCAGGTGGCGGTCATGATTGGGTTGGCAGTAACCCTTGGGATTGCCATATTATCAACTGAAACCAGTGTATCCATGGAAAGGGGAGTGAAAAGCAATGTCTAA
- a CDS encoding sulfurtransferase TusA family protein, with protein MSKNQVDARGRSCPEPVILTKKALDHYNGEVVEVLVDLEVAVENIRRYAENNGFAVSISELSDEDYQLTIKK; from the coding sequence ATGTCTAAGAATCAAGTAGATGCGAGAGGACGATCCTGTCCAGAACCGGTGATCTTGACAAAGAAGGCTTTGGATCACTATAATGGAGAAGTGGTAGAGGTTTTAGTGGATTTGGAAGTAGCGGTGGAAAATATCCGGCGCTACGCCGAGAACAACGGATTTGCCGTGAGCATCTCGGAACTATCCGATGAAGACTACCAACTAACGATAAAAAAGTAG
- a CDS encoding DUF3343 domain-containing protein, protein MDNKTCIMTFHTTYHALNFEKALKEKGIEVKLIPVPRDLSSSCGSAARFNLKDREKALALAREYHIELDELYEREAEVEKPGLLERLMKKK, encoded by the coding sequence ATGGATAATAAAACTTGTATTATGACCTTTCACACCACCTATCATGCCTTGAATTTTGAAAAGGCCTTAAAAGAAAAGGGGATTGAGGTAAAACTGATTCCCGTTCCTAGGGATCTCAGCTCCAGTTGCGGTTCCGCTGCCCGGTTTAATTTAAAGGATCGGGAAAAGGCCCTGGCCCTGGCAAGGGAATACCATATTGAGCTGGACGAACTGTATGAACGGGAAGCAGAAGTGGAAAAACCCGGTTTGTTGGAGCGCTTGATGAAAAAGAAATAA
- a CDS encoding class I SAM-dependent methyltransferase — protein sequence MEAVNLIINKQNPYDVEEHIAEIYDREETTVEDVELITELLIRHQCRNVLEPFCGTGRILLPIAKLGVTIVGMDGAKMMLNRLEEKLDAEPESVKNNVSIIHSELMSYSWPAGFDAVILGGNFFFEFASLEEQQKILNKAYHSVKKGGYIFISSDSIEKELPDYWCNVGVENRAFPSGVCKDGAELKAYSKPVYVDRTKKIWKAERRLEVYENNKLTKEYSWEIQKHPIGYSEIIDMINMFDLEIIESWGDIKTRKPFSTGDDKAALWLRKK from the coding sequence TTGGAGGCGGTTAACCTGATCATTAACAAACAAAATCCTTATGATGTGGAAGAACATATTGCGGAGATTTATGACCGTGAAGAAACAACGGTGGAAGATGTGGAATTAATCACAGAGTTACTTATCCGGCATCAATGCAGAAATGTGTTAGAGCCGTTCTGCGGCACGGGAAGAATTCTACTTCCCATTGCGAAATTGGGGGTGACAATTGTTGGGATGGACGGGGCAAAGATGATGTTGAATCGCTTGGAAGAGAAGTTGGATGCGGAGCCCGAATCGGTAAAAAACAATGTATCGATCATTCACTCAGAGCTAATGAGCTACAGCTGGCCGGCGGGTTTTGACGCCGTAATTCTTGGAGGCAACTTCTTCTTTGAATTTGCCAGCCTGGAGGAGCAGCAAAAGATCCTAAATAAAGCCTATCACTCCGTGAAAAAAGGGGGATACATTTTCATTTCCTCCGACAGCATTGAAAAAGAACTGCCGGACTACTGGTGCAACGTAGGTGTGGAAAATCGGGCCTTCCCCTCAGGGGTATGCAAAGACGGGGCGGAACTGAAAGCCTACTCAAAGCCCGTGTATGTAGATAGAACGAAAAAGATCTGGAAAGCCGAAAGGCGCTTAGAAGTTTACGAGAATAACAAACTGACCAAGGAATATTCCTGGGAAATACAAAAACACCCCATCGGTTATAGCGAAATCATCGACATGATCAACATGTTTGATTTAGAAATCATAGAATCCTGGGGAGATATTAAGACAAGAAAACCGTTCAGCACCGGCGATGACAAAGCCGCTTTATGGCTTAGAAAAAAGTAA
- a CDS encoding GNAT family N-acetyltransferase, which translates to MNVKSIRAHPELKDRAISYFQQKWASESSKMVYEDCINHSINPESPLPHWYLLMEKEKIIGCAGLITNDFISRMDLYPWICAIFVEEDYRGHGYGSLLMEAAKQDAKARDFRHLYLCTGHVGYYEKYGFEYIATGYHPWGDDSRIYRISL; encoded by the coding sequence ATGAACGTAAAATCCATCAGAGCACATCCGGAGTTGAAGGACCGAGCCATTTCGTATTTTCAGCAGAAATGGGCCAGCGAAAGCAGCAAAATGGTGTACGAAGACTGTATAAACCATTCAATAAATCCGGAAAGTCCCTTGCCTCATTGGTACTTGCTGATGGAGAAGGAGAAAATCATCGGATGCGCAGGTTTGATCACCAATGATTTTATCAGTCGAATGGATCTTTATCCATGGATCTGTGCAATTTTTGTTGAAGAAGACTACCGGGGACACGGCTATGGTTCATTACTGATGGAGGCTGCAAAACAAGATGCCAAGGCCAGAGATTTTAGGCACCTTTATCTTTGTACCGGCCATGTGGGCTATTATGAAAAGTACGGCTTCGAATATATTGCTACAGGATATCATCCCTGGGGAGATGATTCACGAATTTACCGTATTAGTTTATAA
- a CDS encoding GNAT family N-acetyltransferase: MREIKYEGYYWQNEKVRLRAMDEPDWEGHYYNRYDTPARRLLNYEVELPPTPQEAKDMIEHFKNFKEGSGRLMFSIENLEGVTVGGINLNSIDERNGTFSIGMQVDRDHRGKGYGTAAMDIVLGYAFNERRLNKYYGAVLKGNIPSETMLKKLGCLEEGRRRQMVYTDGKYHDEILFGLLKEDYMKL, from the coding sequence ATGAGAGAAATTAAGTACGAAGGTTATTACTGGCAGAATGAGAAGGTTCGTTTGCGGGCTATGGATGAACCGGATTGGGAAGGACACTATTACAACCGCTATGATACCCCTGCCCGACGATTATTGAATTATGAAGTGGAACTTCCTCCAACCCCTCAAGAAGCCAAGGATATGATTGAACACTTTAAAAATTTCAAAGAAGGTTCGGGACGATTGATGTTCAGCATTGAAAATCTTGAAGGGGTTACCGTTGGCGGGATTAATTTGAATTCCATCGATGAGAGAAATGGCACCTTCAGTATCGGGATGCAAGTGGATCGGGATCACCGGGGAAAAGGCTACGGAACCGCAGCGATGGATATTGTACTGGGCTATGCTTTTAACGAAAGAAGGTTGAATAAGTATTACGGCGCTGTATTAAAGGGAAATATCCCTTCGGAGACGATGTTAAAGAAACTAGGATGCCTTGAAGAAGGCAGAAGACGACAAATGGTTTATACCGATGGCAAATATCATGATGAGATATTGTTTGGATTATTGAAAGAAGACTATATGAAGCTGTAA